The Scatophagus argus isolate fScaArg1 chromosome 20, fScaArg1.pri, whole genome shotgun sequence genome window below encodes:
- the add1 gene encoding alpha-adducin isoform X6: MMNGESGAGVVTAPPPTTAPHKERYFDRVDESSPEYQRERNMAPDLRQDFNMMEQRKRVSMILQSPAFCDELETMIQDQLKKGKTPTSLLALQQIADFMTTSMPSMYPAAPQGGMAALNMSLGMVTPVNDLRGSDSISYDKGEKLLRCKLAAFYRLADLFGWSELIYNHLTVRVNSDQERFLIVPFGLLYSEVTASSLVKINLQGEIVDRGSTNLGVNQAGFTLHSAIYAARPDVKCIVHVHTPAGAAVSAMKCGLLPISPEALSLGEVAYHDYHGILVDEEESTLIQRNLGRNSKVLILRNHGLVSVGETVEEAFYYIHNLVTACEIQVRTLASAGGPDNLVMLDPGKYKARSRVPEPAGDGSSTHPKWQVGEQEFEALMRMLDNLGYRTGYPYRCPALREKSKKYSDVEIASSAHGGYSYGEDSDSGARSPLKHSFQRDKTRWLNAGGRPDEPYEDGPDGSSPKSKPKVWTNITHDQVKPLLQSLSSGVCVPSCITNCLWTKEDGIRQTAVANQFIPMNTNPKEVLEMRNKIREQNLQDIKTAGPQSQVLCAGTVVDRSFSQDAPLSDCTDTIDGLDVSEGSYSPAKSIRKGELVTASKAIIEKEYQPKVIVSKQGPNPFTKLTDQELEEYRKEVEQKQKGTEDQREQVESEEEPKGQKPTTTPPSTPVRAEEESLPEQTYKDESDAATLRQTLPDLTPDDPSDAPALPAEDSASAPAAADVAEVEEPADAGDQEGEESPSKSPSKKKKKFRTPSFLKKNKKKTES, from the exons ATGATGAACGGCGAGTCAGGTGCCGGGGTGGTGACGGCCCCCCCTCCCACCACAGCCCCCCACAAAGAGCGGTACTTCGACCGGGTGGATGAGAGCAGTCCGGAGTaccagagggagagaaacatgGCGCCCGACCTGCGGCAGGACTTCAACATGATGGAGCAAAGGAAGAGAGTCTCCATGATACTACAGAGCCCG GCTTTCTGCGACGAGCTGGAGACGATGATTCAGGATCAGCTGAAGAAGGGGAAGACGCCCACTAGCCTGTTGGCGCTGCAGCAGATCGCAGACTTCATGACCACCAGCATGCCTTCCATGTATCCCGCTGCACCTCAGGGAGGCATGGCGGCGCTCAACATGA gTTTAGGTATGGTGACTCCGGTGAATGACCTGCGTGGCTCAGACTCTATTTCCTATGACAAGGGCGAGAAGCTTCTTCGCTGCAAGCTGGCCGCCTTTTATCGGCTCGCTGACTTGTTCGGCTGGTCGGAGCTCATCTACAACCACCTCACA GTCAGGGTGAATTCGGATCAGGAGCGCTTCCTTATTGTCCCTTTTGGGCTCCTGTACAGTGAAGTCACTGCCTCCAGTCTG gTGAAGATCAACCTTCAAGGTGAGATAGTGGATCGGGGCAGCACCAATCTTGGGGTCAACCAGGCTGGCTTCACCCTCCACTCTGCCATCTACGCTGCACGGCCAGATGTCAAGTGTAtcgtacatgtacacacacctgCGGGAGCTGCG GTGTCAGCCATGAAATGCGGCCTGTTGCCCATCTCACCCGAGGCGCTGTCCCTGGGAGAGGTGGCCTATCATGATTACCATGGCATTCTGGTGGATGAGGAAGAAAGTACTCTCATACAGAGGAACCTGGGGCGTAACAGCAAG GTGCTCATCCTGAGGAATCACGGCTTGGTGTCTGTAGGTGAAACAGTGGAGGAAGCTTTCTATTACATCCACAACCTGGTCACTGCCTGTGAGATCCAG GTGCGAACATTGGCCAGCGCTGGAGGACCAGATAATCTGGTGATGCTGGACCCGGGGAAATACAAGGCGCGCTCACGGGTCCCGGAGCCAGCTGGCGATGGGTCCTCTACACACCCCAAGTGGCAAGTCGGGGAGCAGGAGTTTGAGGCTCTCATGAGAATGCTCGACAACTTG GGCTACAGGACGGGCTACCCTTACCGCTGCCCGGCATTGcgagaaaaatctaaaaagtaCAGTGACGTGGAGATTGCCTCCTCCGCTCACGGTGGTTACTCATATGGCGAGGACAGCGACTCTGGCGCTCGCTCCCCGTTGAAGCACAGCTTCCAGCGCGACAAGACCCGCTGGCTCAATGCCGGCGGCCGGCCCGATGAGCCCTATGAGGACGGGCCCGACGGCAGCAGCCCCAAGTCGAAGCCTAAGGTGTGGACGAACATAACACACGATCAAGTCAAACCCTTGCTGCAGTCTCTCTCGTCTGGTGTCTGCGTGCCAAGCTGTATAACCAACTGCTTG TGGACAAAGGAAGACGGAATCCGCCAGACTGCTGTAGCCAATCAGTTCATCCCAATGAACACCAACCCAAAAGAAGTCTTGGAAATGAGGAATAAG ATCCGGGAGCAGAACCTGCAGGATATAAAGACAGCAGGGCCCCAGTCTCAGGTTCTGTGTGCTGGCACCGTCGTGGATCGTTCTTTCAGTCAG GACGCCCCTCTGTCTGACTGTACAGATACTATTGATGGCCTCGATGTGTCCGAGGGGTCCTATAGTCCTGCTAAATCAATTAGAAAG GGGGAGCTAGTGACCGCATCCAAGGCCATCATCGAAAAAGAGTACCAGCCCAAGGTTATCGTCAGCAAGCAGGGTCCGAACCCCTTCACCAAACTTACCGACCAGGAGCTGGAGGAATACCGCAAGGAGgtggagcagaaacagaaagggaCTGAAG ACCAGAGGGAGCAAGTAGAGTCTGAGGAGGAGCCCAAAGGCCAGAAacccaccaccacaccacccaGCACTCCGGTCAGAGCAGAGGAAG AGTCCTTGCCAGAACAGACCTATAAGGATGAGAGCGACGCAGCCACCCTGAGACAGACCCTTCCAGATTTAACACCCGATGACCCCTCCGATGCCCCAGCACTTCCTGCCGAAGACTCCGCCTCTGCCCCTGCCGCGGCAGACGTAGCTGAGGTGGAGGAGCCCGCTGATGCTGGCGACCAGGAGGGTGAAGAGTCTCCCAGCAAATCACcctccaaaaagaaaaagaagttcCGCACTCCTTCCTTcctaaagaaaaacaaaaaaaagacagagtcCTAG
- the add1 gene encoding alpha-adducin isoform X7, which produces MMNGESGAGVVTAPPPTTAPHKERYFDRVDESSPEYQRERNMAPDLRQDFNMMEQRKRVSMILQSPAFCDELETMIQDQLKKGKTPTSLLALQQIADFMTTSMPSMYPAAPQGGMAALNMSLGMVTPVNDLRGSDSISYDKGEKLLRCKLAAFYRLADLFGWSELIYNHLTVRVNSDQERFLIVPFGLLYSEVTASSLVKINLQGEIVDRGSTNLGVNQAGFTLHSAIYAARPDVKCIVHVHTPAGAAVSAMKCGLLPISPEALSLGEVAYHDYHGILVDEEESTLIQRNLGRNSKVLILRNHGLVSVGETVEEAFYYIHNLVTACEIQVRTLASAGGPDNLVMLDPGKYKARSRVPEPAGDGSSTHPKWQVGEQEFEALMRMLDNLGYRTGYPYRCPALREKSKKYSDVEIASSAHGGYSYGEDSDSGARSPLKHSFQRDKTRWLNAGGRPDEPYEDGPDGSSPKSKPKVWTNITHDQVKPLLQSLSSGVCVPSCITNCLWTKEDGIRQTAVANQFIPMNTNPKEVLEMRNKIREQNLQDIKTAGPQSQVLCAGTVVDRSFSQGELVTASKAIIEKEYQPKVIVSKQGPNPFTKLTDQELEEYRKEVEQKQKGTEDQREQVESEEEPKGQKPTTTPPSTPVRAEEESLPEQTYKDESDAATLRQTLPDLTPDDPSDAPALPAEDSASAPAAADVAEVEEPADAGDQEGEESPSKSPSKKKKKFRTPSFLKKNKKKTES; this is translated from the exons ATGATGAACGGCGAGTCAGGTGCCGGGGTGGTGACGGCCCCCCCTCCCACCACAGCCCCCCACAAAGAGCGGTACTTCGACCGGGTGGATGAGAGCAGTCCGGAGTaccagagggagagaaacatgGCGCCCGACCTGCGGCAGGACTTCAACATGATGGAGCAAAGGAAGAGAGTCTCCATGATACTACAGAGCCCG GCTTTCTGCGACGAGCTGGAGACGATGATTCAGGATCAGCTGAAGAAGGGGAAGACGCCCACTAGCCTGTTGGCGCTGCAGCAGATCGCAGACTTCATGACCACCAGCATGCCTTCCATGTATCCCGCTGCACCTCAGGGAGGCATGGCGGCGCTCAACATGA gTTTAGGTATGGTGACTCCGGTGAATGACCTGCGTGGCTCAGACTCTATTTCCTATGACAAGGGCGAGAAGCTTCTTCGCTGCAAGCTGGCCGCCTTTTATCGGCTCGCTGACTTGTTCGGCTGGTCGGAGCTCATCTACAACCACCTCACA GTCAGGGTGAATTCGGATCAGGAGCGCTTCCTTATTGTCCCTTTTGGGCTCCTGTACAGTGAAGTCACTGCCTCCAGTCTG gTGAAGATCAACCTTCAAGGTGAGATAGTGGATCGGGGCAGCACCAATCTTGGGGTCAACCAGGCTGGCTTCACCCTCCACTCTGCCATCTACGCTGCACGGCCAGATGTCAAGTGTAtcgtacatgtacacacacctgCGGGAGCTGCG GTGTCAGCCATGAAATGCGGCCTGTTGCCCATCTCACCCGAGGCGCTGTCCCTGGGAGAGGTGGCCTATCATGATTACCATGGCATTCTGGTGGATGAGGAAGAAAGTACTCTCATACAGAGGAACCTGGGGCGTAACAGCAAG GTGCTCATCCTGAGGAATCACGGCTTGGTGTCTGTAGGTGAAACAGTGGAGGAAGCTTTCTATTACATCCACAACCTGGTCACTGCCTGTGAGATCCAG GTGCGAACATTGGCCAGCGCTGGAGGACCAGATAATCTGGTGATGCTGGACCCGGGGAAATACAAGGCGCGCTCACGGGTCCCGGAGCCAGCTGGCGATGGGTCCTCTACACACCCCAAGTGGCAAGTCGGGGAGCAGGAGTTTGAGGCTCTCATGAGAATGCTCGACAACTTG GGCTACAGGACGGGCTACCCTTACCGCTGCCCGGCATTGcgagaaaaatctaaaaagtaCAGTGACGTGGAGATTGCCTCCTCCGCTCACGGTGGTTACTCATATGGCGAGGACAGCGACTCTGGCGCTCGCTCCCCGTTGAAGCACAGCTTCCAGCGCGACAAGACCCGCTGGCTCAATGCCGGCGGCCGGCCCGATGAGCCCTATGAGGACGGGCCCGACGGCAGCAGCCCCAAGTCGAAGCCTAAGGTGTGGACGAACATAACACACGATCAAGTCAAACCCTTGCTGCAGTCTCTCTCGTCTGGTGTCTGCGTGCCAAGCTGTATAACCAACTGCTTG TGGACAAAGGAAGACGGAATCCGCCAGACTGCTGTAGCCAATCAGTTCATCCCAATGAACACCAACCCAAAAGAAGTCTTGGAAATGAGGAATAAG ATCCGGGAGCAGAACCTGCAGGATATAAAGACAGCAGGGCCCCAGTCTCAGGTTCTGTGTGCTGGCACCGTCGTGGATCGTTCTTTCAGTCAG GGGGAGCTAGTGACCGCATCCAAGGCCATCATCGAAAAAGAGTACCAGCCCAAGGTTATCGTCAGCAAGCAGGGTCCGAACCCCTTCACCAAACTTACCGACCAGGAGCTGGAGGAATACCGCAAGGAGgtggagcagaaacagaaagggaCTGAAG ACCAGAGGGAGCAAGTAGAGTCTGAGGAGGAGCCCAAAGGCCAGAAacccaccaccacaccacccaGCACTCCGGTCAGAGCAGAGGAAG AGTCCTTGCCAGAACAGACCTATAAGGATGAGAGCGACGCAGCCACCCTGAGACAGACCCTTCCAGATTTAACACCCGATGACCCCTCCGATGCCCCAGCACTTCCTGCCGAAGACTCCGCCTCTGCCCCTGCCGCGGCAGACGTAGCTGAGGTGGAGGAGCCCGCTGATGCTGGCGACCAGGAGGGTGAAGAGTCTCCCAGCAAATCACcctccaaaaagaaaaagaagttcCGCACTCCTTCCTTcctaaagaaaaacaaaaaaaagacagagtcCTAG
- the add1 gene encoding alpha-adducin isoform X5, whose product MMNGESGAGVVTAPPPTTAPHKERYFDRVDESSPEYQRERNMAPDLRQDFNMMEQRKRVSMILQSPAFCDELETMIQDQLKKGKTPTSLLALQQIADFMTTSMPSMYPAAPQGGMAALNMSLGMVTPVNDLRGSDSISYDKGEKLLRCKLAAFYRLADLFGWSELIYNHLTVRVNSDQERFLIVPFGLLYSEVTASSLVKINLQGEIVDRGSTNLGVNQAGFTLHSAIYAARPDVKCIVHVHTPAGAAVSAMKCGLLPISPEALSLGEVAYHDYHGILVDEEESTLIQRNLGRNSKVLILRNHGLVSVGETVEEAFYYIHNLVTACEIQVRTLASAGGPDNLVMLDPGKYKARSRVPEPAGDGSSTHPKWQVGEQEFEALMRMLDNLGYRTGYPYRCPALREKSKKYSDVEIASSAHGGYSYGEDSDSGARSPLKHSFQRDKTRWLNAGGRPDEPYEDGPDGSSPKSKPKVWTNITHDQVKPLLQSLSSGVCVPSCITNCLWTKEDGIRQTAVANQFIPMNTNPKEVLEMRNKIREQNLQDIKTAGPQSQVLCAGTVVDRSFSQDAPLSDCTDTIDGLDVSEGSYSPAKSIRKGELVTASKAIIEKEYQPKVIVSKQGPNPFTKLTDQELEEYRKEVEQKQKGTEVHGRDDSRKGSSSTGPCPEMLPRGQASVSTPLQSATTSPTLEKAPSATATLATAASEQGSPSLGLSSGAEPLAEAIVDDVFSTMDEVLSALDSPQKEFHCAILRALSKEPSAVEADQAPDQREQVESEEEPKGQKPTTTPPSTPVRAEEGCK is encoded by the exons ATGATGAACGGCGAGTCAGGTGCCGGGGTGGTGACGGCCCCCCCTCCCACCACAGCCCCCCACAAAGAGCGGTACTTCGACCGGGTGGATGAGAGCAGTCCGGAGTaccagagggagagaaacatgGCGCCCGACCTGCGGCAGGACTTCAACATGATGGAGCAAAGGAAGAGAGTCTCCATGATACTACAGAGCCCG GCTTTCTGCGACGAGCTGGAGACGATGATTCAGGATCAGCTGAAGAAGGGGAAGACGCCCACTAGCCTGTTGGCGCTGCAGCAGATCGCAGACTTCATGACCACCAGCATGCCTTCCATGTATCCCGCTGCACCTCAGGGAGGCATGGCGGCGCTCAACATGA gTTTAGGTATGGTGACTCCGGTGAATGACCTGCGTGGCTCAGACTCTATTTCCTATGACAAGGGCGAGAAGCTTCTTCGCTGCAAGCTGGCCGCCTTTTATCGGCTCGCTGACTTGTTCGGCTGGTCGGAGCTCATCTACAACCACCTCACA GTCAGGGTGAATTCGGATCAGGAGCGCTTCCTTATTGTCCCTTTTGGGCTCCTGTACAGTGAAGTCACTGCCTCCAGTCTG gTGAAGATCAACCTTCAAGGTGAGATAGTGGATCGGGGCAGCACCAATCTTGGGGTCAACCAGGCTGGCTTCACCCTCCACTCTGCCATCTACGCTGCACGGCCAGATGTCAAGTGTAtcgtacatgtacacacacctgCGGGAGCTGCG GTGTCAGCCATGAAATGCGGCCTGTTGCCCATCTCACCCGAGGCGCTGTCCCTGGGAGAGGTGGCCTATCATGATTACCATGGCATTCTGGTGGATGAGGAAGAAAGTACTCTCATACAGAGGAACCTGGGGCGTAACAGCAAG GTGCTCATCCTGAGGAATCACGGCTTGGTGTCTGTAGGTGAAACAGTGGAGGAAGCTTTCTATTACATCCACAACCTGGTCACTGCCTGTGAGATCCAG GTGCGAACATTGGCCAGCGCTGGAGGACCAGATAATCTGGTGATGCTGGACCCGGGGAAATACAAGGCGCGCTCACGGGTCCCGGAGCCAGCTGGCGATGGGTCCTCTACACACCCCAAGTGGCAAGTCGGGGAGCAGGAGTTTGAGGCTCTCATGAGAATGCTCGACAACTTG GGCTACAGGACGGGCTACCCTTACCGCTGCCCGGCATTGcgagaaaaatctaaaaagtaCAGTGACGTGGAGATTGCCTCCTCCGCTCACGGTGGTTACTCATATGGCGAGGACAGCGACTCTGGCGCTCGCTCCCCGTTGAAGCACAGCTTCCAGCGCGACAAGACCCGCTGGCTCAATGCCGGCGGCCGGCCCGATGAGCCCTATGAGGACGGGCCCGACGGCAGCAGCCCCAAGTCGAAGCCTAAGGTGTGGACGAACATAACACACGATCAAGTCAAACCCTTGCTGCAGTCTCTCTCGTCTGGTGTCTGCGTGCCAAGCTGTATAACCAACTGCTTG TGGACAAAGGAAGACGGAATCCGCCAGACTGCTGTAGCCAATCAGTTCATCCCAATGAACACCAACCCAAAAGAAGTCTTGGAAATGAGGAATAAG ATCCGGGAGCAGAACCTGCAGGATATAAAGACAGCAGGGCCCCAGTCTCAGGTTCTGTGTGCTGGCACCGTCGTGGATCGTTCTTTCAGTCAG GACGCCCCTCTGTCTGACTGTACAGATACTATTGATGGCCTCGATGTGTCCGAGGGGTCCTATAGTCCTGCTAAATCAATTAGAAAG GGGGAGCTAGTGACCGCATCCAAGGCCATCATCGAAAAAGAGTACCAGCCCAAGGTTATCGTCAGCAAGCAGGGTCCGAACCCCTTCACCAAACTTACCGACCAGGAGCTGGAGGAATACCGCAAGGAGgtggagcagaaacagaaagggaCTGAAG TGCACGGACGAGACGATAGTAGGAAGGGATCGTCCTCTACTGGACCCTGTCCTGAAATGCTACCGAGGGGTCAAGCCTCTGTCTCCACACCTCTGCAGTCTGCAACCACCTCACCCACCTTAGAGAAAGCCCCGTCTGCAACCGCCACACTCGCCACGGCGGCCTCTGAGCAGGGCTCTCCTTCCCTCGGCCTCTCCAGCGGGGCTGAACCACTTGCAGAGGCGATTGTAGATGACGTTTTTTCGACCATGGATGAGGTTCTTTCGGCTCTAGATTCCCCACAGAAGGAGTTCCACTGCGCTATCCTGCGAGCCCTCAGCAAGGAGCCGTCAGCGGTAGAGGCAGATCAGGCTCCAG ACCAGAGGGAGCAAGTAGAGTCTGAGGAGGAGCCCAAAGGCCAGAAacccaccaccacaccacccaGCACTCCGGTCAGAGCAGAGGAAG GGTGCAAATGA